From the Salarias fasciatus chromosome 5, fSalaFa1.1, whole genome shotgun sequence genome, the window GTTTGGCTGTGAGTGCTGAGGAAACTTTAGCTCTGCTGCTGGCACAGATTTCTGTCACTGATGCGGCTTCAAGCACACAGAGAACGGCATTGTGGGAAAGGGAAAGGAAaagttgaaatgaaaagaggCTGAAACTCGATGAGACAGACTCGGCATTGAACACTGCCTTCTCAGTGTTGATGTTTGGATTTCCTGAATTACTTtgatttggttttgtgtttctaCCCGTGGTAATCAGAGTTCTATGGTCCAAAACATGCGTTGAtgtaatttgaatgattttatgATTGATAAAGTTTTGCCCTCCTTTGACAAACGTAACCTTATCTGGAGACACTTACACTTTCTGATGATCGCTGACCCGGTTTCTCAGCACGGTCACCTGGAAGAGACAAGTTCAAAACTCACATCCATCCTTTaaactgggatttttttttttttgtttcattaaataaaAGGATTAAGCCCAATATggttcagagaaaaaaaaactgcacacaaactTAAACGtacaaaacaaatgcaatctTTGGAACTAGGAATCACAAGTTCCTCACGATAGAACATGCTAAATTTTGTAGTTTGTGCCTTTTGTCACTCTTTTGAATAATTCATAAATCAATTGACGGTATTGTAGCTTATCCTTTTATTAGTTtggctgtttctgttttttccataaatgttttgtttaggCAGTGTCACTCCCTGGTGTTCATAATTAAATCtcattatttgttttaatgcatCTTTTACGAAACTTCATCGATCTCTGTTTTGATCTTCCATTTCACACCACATCGCACCTCAGAAAAAACTGTGGTTGAAAGTTGTTCTCATAAATCTGTCGTATTTACTCTGGCCTGCATCCAACAATCTGTCTCGTCGCTTCTCATTATCATTTGACGCAGGCACCGGCCCACTATTTTTTCACCTCATATTTCTGCTTCGTGTACTTGTACTGCAGTTCAAATTTCTCTGCCTCCAGTTGGCGCATCCATTCCCACAGTTCCTTGGCTTTTTCCCTGaatcagcacagagagaaacaatGATTCACTATTTGTTTGAAGTGATGTTGATCTTTCTGTGAGTTCACTGTGTGCTTTCACCTGAGTTTGTCCTCCCTCAGGTTATCAATGTCCAGCTCCTTGCGCCGATCGCTGaggatcttcttcttcttttctctttccgtTTGTTTCTTCGTCCCATTTTGTGGCTGCTGAGCACATGCACTGGAGCATTATTAACAACACTGATGCCTCCATCAGGTTAATGATCAACAACAGCGGCACCTTGTATCCAGTGAAACTCAGGTTGGAGAGGATCATCTTCTTCCGTGCGTCTTCATCGGCTTTCTTTTtggcctcttcttcctcttttcttgcTTTCTCTTCCTGGTGGAGAAACCAGAGTTTCATGTTGTAATTAGACACATAATGGCTTAGTTTTTTACACTAATGAACAGTGTGTACATAGTTGCTCAGCAGGTCTTTTATAAATTCTCAAATACTTTGATTTCTATCTCATATTTtacaataacttttttttttttaattcattttcatccAATTTATAATGTCAATTTTACTTTTGACTGCAATTTTAAGGCTTTTACTTTGTTTGGAAGACTACTTATGGGGTTTTTTAAtctacctctttctctctcatttttaataactacacgaaattcaccttttaaattcctttttttctacTGTAGTTGTATATATAATGCCACTGAGTCATCAGAGTTTCTGTAAAGCTGCTTGAATTGTTCCAACTTACATATAAAGTGCTGTCTGAggattgattaattgattgatcGATTGTCATTTCATCAGAAATATTTGTGTCTGTACTCACGGCCAGTTTGTTttgccgctctctctctctctctgctctgatcTTCATCTGCTCCGACCTCTCAGACCTACGTTTCTCCTGGTggagaagtgaaagaaaagactTTTGGTTCAACACTTTATGAGTCAGAATGTGATTCACAGTAGCTCTTTAAACAcaagcagcaggagagagagctgTGATCATACAATGCGATCTGTGAggctgagcagctcctcttcctccttcttccgCTTGTCAAAGTGAGCTTCGATAAGCGTCTGGAGCTCATTCAGGTCCTTTTCCATCCGTTTTCTATGAATGTCCTgacatttttttggggaaaagaaCCACACTGAAACTGTGAAGTCAGATTTGAAAGTTTGCCGTCACTTTGATCAGTTCTGAGTTGAACTCACATCAAAGTCAACTTTCTCTCCATCTGGGATCTTGGGAGCTGCCAAACCAGGCACGAAGCCTGGCCTGAGGAAGGtttcaaaaacacagacacacacacacagatgtctcTCTTTCCTTTTAATGTTGATTGATGTTTGACTTTTTGACATATTTTCACACTGTTCTTACTTTTGCTTTGGCTTGGCGTCCTCTGTGAATCCACAACAAGaagaaatgtaaacatttcagTATGTGTAGGCACGGTTTGCTTAAGAAAGTATTTTTCTAGACAAACACATAGCTTGTGCGCTTGATGAGTAAGCTGTCCATACCTCCTTCATTTTCCTCTGCACCACATGCCGACAGACGAGAGGGTCAAAATGAAAAGTCAAGAGTGAGTCAAGCAGAAAAGGTGCAGAAAGCTCACAATGGCACAGCTGACTCTTTAATAATAAGCTCTAATGGATGAAAGTGACTACAAAAGAGCACAGTGCTTCACCCTGGACCTGCAGACTgggtattttcaaaaaaaaaaaaaaaaaaaaaattgacctAACATTGTATTAAAACATCTTCCCTGCAGAAGCTTTCTCTCCATCCATTAGCTTTCCTTCTATGATTGACATTCAGTGACCTTCTCTTCCTCTTAAGTTTTAAGGAAGGAATGAGTCAATATGACCTCAGGCATGAAGCACTAGAAGGAGACAACATGGCTGACCATCTCCCATCAGAGACGCAGGAGTGTCGACTGAAACATCCTGTCAAACCTGACGAAGAGGCTGCTTTAAGATCAGTATAATCTGGTCCATTTTTGgccgcaagaaaaaaaaaatactttagtTTTGAAGCTTCTACCATGCCACTGCAGCTGATAACTCCAGCAAGTCTCTGGGGAAGCTGATTGTACGTAAGTCATTTCCAAGTAAAGATAACAGCTTTACAGTGTCTTTACATGCCAAGAACGCTACAACATCATACTTAGAGTCAACACTGCCAAAGGTTTATAGGATACAATAGACTTCAGTGCTCTAAAAATGCTATTTTTATCGAGATATCGCACTATGCAGATGTGTTGTGAAACCTTCATTCAAATTCCTTTTGGTTGTATGAGTTTAGATTCAGAATTTctgatatacagtatatgttTATCAGTAGGAAGATGATTTTAACATTTCTCCAGTCCTGCTGAAATActgtttgaattttaaaaacataaataatttaCGAAAGCAAGTTATTTACCACAAAAATGCAGCAGCTTTCATGAAATAGTCATTACTTGTATCTTTACATGTGCAGTTATGTTCACGATCAGCCTGCATGGAGTTTTAGGCCAAAGGTAAGTACATATTGTAGTTAGCATGCAAATATATTAGCATAAGCAATActaccttcctcctcctcctcctcctcctcctctacctcctccATCaattcctcctccacctcctcctctactacctcctccacctcctccacttcctccacttcctccacctcctcctcttcctcttctgtgcaAAGCAAGCATGAAGAGTTAGCAAGCAATCAATGTGACATTCTTATAAAGCATGTAGCCCAACATTTCAGAGTATTTTTGACGTCTTCAGATTCAAGTCAATCTTTGAGTCAAGAATATTTATCTgctataaataaacaaaaacaagagaacTACAATAAATCGTGCCCTCTATTGAATCACTATTTTATTCTTGATTGGCAGCTCCGGCTTGTAGTGGGTCACACTTTAAATCATATTTGCATACATTCCAACTGGAGGGAGTGACACAAAGCAGTTTAGATTagcattatttcattttgagaaATGTTGAAGGTGATGTTTGATTTAGCTCAGTTTCGTGTATTCCAACAGATTTCATTATAAACAGGCGTCATACAATAGGGTTTTTCCTGACTTTAAATGACCCCAAAAGAATGTTTTATCCGGCCAATCATCTGTGTGGAAACATTTACTGGTAAAGACGGTTTTGTCTTTTGAGAGGTTGTGAAGATCccaaacttctgttttttttaacgtgGTTTTGCTAAAAATGCATTTGGTCAATTCAATTGTTTGTAAGACTTTAGGAAACTTCAAGctttttcatcatcattttgagcttttttccatttctaaagTAGTTTACTGCTGTGTTTCATCCTCACTGAGCCCCTGTGAGAGGAAAAGTGACACCAGACCTTTAGTCTCTGGTCAAAGAGGGAAACTCAAACTCTTTCACCTGCCAGCAAGGTGAGCCAACCTGCATTTAGCCGGGCCTCGAACAGCCATAAAAAATGAAAGTGGGTATTGTGCTCTCCTTGCTGTCCTCCCTCCCAAAGGCCCTCTATTGAGAACATAAACTGACCTATATTTCTCAGTAACCCTGAGTGTGGCCCACATGAAGTGACACAGGCGCTacaggagctgcaggatgcACAACCCCTTTATCTCGGTGACACTGCACTATCTGAAATAAAAGGACAGATCCTCTGGGATGATTATAAAAGGTGAACAATCTG encodes:
- the LOC115388359 gene encoding troponin T, cardiac muscle isoforms-like isoform X4 is translated as MSDTEEATNEGQQENEGEDAKPKQKPGFVPGLAAPKIPDGEKVDFDDIHRKRMEKDLNELQTLIEAHFDKRKKEEEELLSLTDRIEKRRSERSEQMKIRAERERERQNKLAEEKARKEEEEAKKKADEDARKKMILSNLSFTGYKQPQNGTKKQTEREKKKKILSDRRKELDIDNLREDKLREKAKELWEWMRQLEAEKFELQYKYTKQKYEVTVLRNRVSDHQKVSKGGRRKRGLRK
- the LOC115388359 gene encoding troponin T, cardiac muscle isoforms-like isoform X2, giving the protein MSDTEEATNEGQREEDIVEENEGEDAKPKQKPGFVPGLAAPKIPDGEKVDFDDIHRKRMEKDLNELQTLIEAHFDKRKKEEEELLSLTDRIEKRRSERSEQMKIRAERERERQNKLAEEKARKEEEEAKKKADEDARKKMILSNLSFTGYKPQNGTKKQTEREKKKKILSDRRKELDIDNLREDKLREKAKELWEWMRQLEAEKFELQYKYTKQKYEVTVLRNRVSDHQKVSKGGRRKRGLRK
- the LOC115388359 gene encoding troponin T, cardiac muscle isoforms-like isoform X3, which produces MSDTEEATNEGQREEDIVEDAKPKQKPGFVPGLAAPKIPDGEKVDFDDIHRKRMEKDLNELQTLIEAHFDKRKKEEEELLSLTDRIEKRRSERSEQMKIRAERERERQNKLAEEKARKEEEEAKKKADEDARKKMILSNLSFTGYKQPQNGTKKQTEREKKKKILSDRRKELDIDNLREDKLREKAKELWEWMRQLEAEKFELQYKYTKQKYEVTVLRNRVSDHQKVSKGGRRKRGLRK
- the LOC115388359 gene encoding troponin T, cardiac muscle isoforms-like isoform X1, translating into MSDTEEATNEGQREEDIVEENEGEDAKPKQKPGFVPGLAAPKIPDGEKVDFDDIHRKRMEKDLNELQTLIEAHFDKRKKEEEELLSLTDRIEKRRSERSEQMKIRAERERERQNKLAEEKARKEEEEAKKKADEDARKKMILSNLSFTGYKQPQNGTKKQTEREKKKKILSDRRKELDIDNLREDKLREKAKELWEWMRQLEAEKFELQYKYTKQKYEVTVLRNRVSDHQKVSKGGRRKRGLRK